A part of Gemmatimonadota bacterium genomic DNA contains:
- a CDS encoding polyprenyl synthetase family protein, with amino-acid sequence METRLKNYLETWVPRIDEEMYQFLPNDKDPIDFLYAPMRDYPQRGGKRFRSALVLLGIEAFGGDPNVGLRTAAAFELFQSFALVHDDIEDASLMRRGKPCLHLIHGIPLSINVGDALYSKVFEILQANREILGETTTLDLLCEMIQGAQTTFEGQALDIGWIDAEVIPDVRDFVDMLRRKTGWYSGRGPCTMGAIIAGAGDDMKRAIGDFGEAIAVAFQIRDDLLNIVVEDTDATLAPTTTSGGYGKERGGDIAEGKRTLMVIDLLNHCTPEENQKVREILDRDRDATSQEDIEWVIDLMGRYGAIEKAQRACQTRAESAEARLAQLPPSESREVLREMCSFLVERVF; translated from the coding sequence ATGGAAACGCGATTAAAAAATTATTTGGAAACCTGGGTGCCCCGTATTGACGAGGAAATGTACCAGTTCTTGCCCAACGATAAAGATCCAATTGATTTTTTGTACGCGCCTATGCGCGATTACCCTCAGCGCGGTGGCAAGCGGTTCAGATCGGCCCTGGTGCTATTGGGCATTGAAGCATTTGGGGGCGATCCCAACGTAGGGTTGCGAACGGCTGCTGCTTTTGAGTTATTTCAGTCCTTTGCCCTGGTACACGACGATATAGAGGATGCCTCTTTAATGCGGCGCGGAAAACCGTGTTTGCATCTGATACACGGGATTCCACTGAGCATTAACGTGGGCGACGCGCTTTATTCAAAAGTATTTGAAATATTGCAGGCAAATCGCGAAATTTTAGGAGAAACAACAACGCTCGATTTGCTTTGTGAAATGATCCAGGGCGCACAAACAACATTTGAGGGGCAGGCATTGGATATCGGCTGGATTGATGCCGAAGTCATTCCCGATGTACGCGATTTTGTTGACATGCTGCGGCGCAAAACGGGATGGTATAGCGGCCGCGGTCCCTGTACCATGGGCGCGATTATTGCAGGTGCTGGCGATGATATGAAACGGGCGATTGGCGATTTTGGCGAAGCCATAGCTGTTGCATTTCAAATTCGCGATGATTTGCTCAATATCGTCGTTGAAGATACCGATGCAACATTAGCTCCCACAACCACATCCGGGGGTTATGGCAAAGAGCGCGGCGGGGACATTGCCGAGGGCAAGCGCACCTTGATGGTCATCGATTTGCTCAACCACTGTACGCCAGAGGAAAATCAAAAAGTGCGAGAAATTCTGGATCGAGATCGAGATGCAACATCGCAAGAAGACATCGAGTGGGTGATTGACTTGATGGGAAGATATGGCGCAATCGAAAAAGCGCAACGGGCTTGCCAAACGCGCGCCGAATCTGCCGAAGCGCGTCTCGCCCAGTTGCCCCCGTCGGAATCGAGAGAAGTACTCAGAGAAATGTGTTCATTTTTGGTCGAGCGCGTATTTTAA
- a CDS encoding YgiT-type zinc finger protein translates to MPKDNMNAYDYGECENCDTPLQEQRIKQDFWIRDELIVLENVLAGVCPQCGAKVVRADVGSRIADLLNNPERIATAPHISVPVLSFDE, encoded by the coding sequence ATGCCCAAAGACAACATGAATGCTTACGATTATGGAGAATGTGAAAACTGTGACACACCCCTGCAAGAACAGCGTATTAAACAGGACTTTTGGATACGCGATGAACTCATCGTTTTAGAGAATGTTCTGGCAGGCGTTTGTCCCCAATGTGGGGCCAAAGTCGTGCGAGCCGATGTGGGATCTCGCATCGCAGATTTACTGAACAATCCCGAGCGGATAGCAACCGCTCCCCATATTTCTGTTCCTGTCCTCAGCTTTGATGAATGA
- a CDS encoding TonB-dependent receptor: MSVKHIFCQIVAIVFITSAFAEDVKESPDEPKIYEFEEIVVTGSRIKSAESLSPAPVVVLSGDEIKARGLTSIGDVLQTLTVQSNATNTQSNNGGDGSTRISLRGLGSNRTLVLVNGRRFVPGGTGANSSVDLNSIPASVIERVEILKDGASAIYGSDAIGGVINIITRSDMEGVEIDYYEGISGAGDGEVRDLSITAGLQSEKGHILFSAGYHNRKPVWTGDRSFSVSDKNYDWGKNDGTYNKNGSSATPEGHIIDRLGTEGNEAWQAVVAAAGEDAGDYHRDPNAGWRPFNWAGISSDGSGDTYNYQPENYLYTPQTRYSSFFSGAYKFTEGAKTFFEVSYTNRQSDQKLAPTPLFTISDGIVVSATNRYNEFGRDFIDVRRRFLEAGNRNYLQDIDTYRIVLGLDHQFMGFDADLSFSYGRSEGTSINEGRFIISNLVRALGPDEDCTGDCVQLDILHGAGTITQEMLDYIQYAGIARGYSQQQILQWNLTGEIAQLPAGPLVMAAGLSSRWEAGAYLPDPITASGNTTGSDEAPTDGAYSVKALYAEAHFPLYKAGEVGLDLIAAGRTFHYDSFGFGSTYKAGTRLELPQGLAFRATYSNAFRAPSIAEMFLGNSDGFPLVSDPCSTVDEAGNARTLTAQQMRNCADQGIPSDFEDSRAQLRAQFSGSTDLDPEKATMLTAGLVYQPSFLDGFDITVDYYTTAITSEIGALPASLILSNCYSQDTPSNCDQVVRDPNTMLINHILSPNANVGETETSGMDIGLHYATDSPLGIVSAQIESNLLVNYDQILPSANGPELVKGKGYYDLGAFPGWRHAASVGVEKHRSSIGLTWRYIGGFEECEDDDCKGKYRPDVTEIPPSRKISSNSIFSMHGSYQLETAFGHSVLTIGINNILNQAPAVIFNGFLGTSDANTYDFLGRYLYLRLSHAL; encoded by the coding sequence ATGAGTGTGAAGCACATATTCTGCCAGATAGTCGCCATCGTATTTATTACATCAGCATTCGCAGAGGATGTTAAAGAATCGCCCGACGAGCCGAAAATCTACGAATTTGAAGAGATTGTCGTAACCGGTTCCCGCATCAAAAGTGCGGAAAGCCTTTCGCCTGCGCCAGTCGTCGTCCTATCCGGTGACGAAATCAAAGCGCGGGGATTGACTTCCATTGGAGATGTGCTACAAACACTCACAGTACAGTCCAATGCAACCAATACCCAGTCCAACAACGGCGGCGATGGCTCTACCAGAATTAGTCTGCGCGGACTCGGCTCTAATCGCACCCTGGTATTGGTCAACGGGCGTCGCTTCGTCCCGGGCGGAACAGGCGCAAATTCATCTGTTGATCTCAACTCTATTCCCGCTTCAGTTATCGAACGCGTCGAAATTCTCAAGGATGGAGCCTCAGCCATATATGGTTCAGACGCCATTGGAGGGGTGATCAATATCATCACCCGGTCAGATATGGAAGGGGTAGAGATAGATTATTATGAAGGGATTTCAGGCGCAGGTGATGGCGAAGTCCGCGACCTCAGCATAACCGCCGGTTTGCAAAGCGAAAAAGGCCACATATTGTTTTCGGCAGGTTACCACAACCGAAAGCCCGTCTGGACCGGCGACCGCAGTTTCAGCGTATCGGACAAAAACTACGACTGGGGAAAAAACGACGGCACCTATAACAAAAACGGCAGTTCGGCCACCCCGGAAGGCCACATCATCGACCGCCTGGGCACCGAGGGCAACGAAGCCTGGCAGGCGGTCGTTGCAGCGGCTGGCGAGGACGCAGGTGATTACCACCGCGATCCAAATGCCGGCTGGCGTCCCTTCAACTGGGCTGGAATCTCCTCGGATGGAAGCGGTGACACGTACAATTATCAGCCAGAGAATTACCTCTACACCCCACAGACGCGCTACAGTTCCTTTTTTAGTGGTGCTTACAAATTTACAGAAGGTGCGAAAACTTTCTTCGAGGTATCGTACACCAATCGCCAATCCGACCAGAAGCTGGCCCCAACGCCCTTGTTCACCATCAGCGACGGCATCGTAGTATCTGCCACCAACCGTTACAACGAATTTGGCCGCGATTTTATCGATGTCCGGCGGCGTTTTCTCGAAGCAGGCAATCGCAACTATCTCCAGGATATCGACACCTATCGCATCGTTTTGGGTTTGGACCATCAGTTTATGGGCTTTGACGCTGACCTGTCCTTTTCCTACGGGCGTAGCGAGGGCACCAGCATCAACGAGGGCCGATTTATAATCAGTAATCTCGTGCGGGCACTGGGACCAGACGAGGATTGCACCGGCGACTGTGTGCAACTGGATATACTCCACGGTGCTGGCACAATCACCCAGGAGATGTTAGACTACATCCAATATGCCGGTATCGCCAGGGGCTACTCTCAACAGCAAATCCTGCAGTGGAATCTGACCGGTGAGATCGCACAACTCCCGGCTGGTCCACTGGTCATGGCAGCAGGTCTTTCATCGCGCTGGGAAGCGGGAGCCTATCTTCCCGATCCCATAACTGCATCGGGAAATACCACTGGCAGTGACGAAGCACCCACCGATGGTGCGTACTCGGTCAAGGCTTTGTATGCAGAAGCCCATTTCCCGCTCTACAAAGCGGGAGAAGTTGGTCTCGATTTAATAGCCGCCGGACGCACTTTCCACTACGATTCGTTCGGCTTTGGCTCTACTTATAAAGCGGGGACTCGCCTCGAATTGCCTCAAGGACTGGCATTTCGCGCCACATACTCCAATGCTTTTCGCGCCCCCAGCATCGCCGAAATGTTCCTCGGCAACAGCGATGGTTTTCCGCTGGTCAGCGATCCCTGTAGTACAGTCGATGAAGCGGGCAATGCCCGGACGTTGACGGCTCAGCAAATGCGAAATTGTGCAGATCAGGGCATCCCATCCGACTTTGAGGATTCACGGGCACAACTGCGAGCCCAGTTCAGTGGCAGCACGGATCTCGATCCGGAAAAGGCCACAATGCTCACAGCAGGCCTGGTTTATCAACCGAGTTTTCTGGATGGATTCGATATAACCGTGGATTACTATACCACCGCGATCACGAGTGAGATCGGCGCGTTACCTGCCAGCCTCATCTTGAGTAACTGCTACTCGCAGGACACGCCATCCAACTGCGATCAAGTCGTGCGCGACCCAAACACCATGCTGATTAACCATATCCTGTCACCCAACGCCAATGTTGGCGAAACCGAAACCAGCGGCATGGATATCGGACTCCATTACGCTACTGACTCACCTCTGGGTATTGTCTCGGCGCAAATAGAGAGCAATCTGCTCGTAAATTATGATCAAATCCTGCCTTCCGCCAACGGTCCTGAATTAGTTAAAGGCAAGGGCTACTACGACCTGGGCGCGTTCCCAGGCTGGCGTCACGCCGCTTCAGTTGGCGTAGAGAAACACCGTTCTTCCATTGGGCTAACCTGGCGATACATCGGCGGATTCGAGGAATGCGAAGATGACGACTGCAAGGGCAAGTACCGCCCGGATGTGACAGAAATACCACCAAGTCGCAAAATCAGCTCCAACAGCATCTTTAGTATGCATGGATCATATCAACTGGAGACCGCCTTTGGTCACTCCGTACTCACAATCGGAATAAACAACATCCTCAATCAGGCACCAGCAGTGATATTCAATGGTTTCCTGGGCACATCCGATGCCAATACCTACGATTTCCTGGGCAGGTATTTATACCTCCGCCTCTCCCATGCACTGTAG
- the fsa gene encoding fructose-6-phosphate aldolase: MKFFIDTANLDEIREAQAMGVLDGVTTNPSLMSQEEGEFEDIIRAICGIVDGPVSAEVVSTDTEGMIAEARRNAAIHEQVVVKIPITPDGLKAIKTCSDEGIRVNVTLCFSANQALMAAKAGATYISPFIGRLDDLGQDGMELISTVRQIYDNYGFDTQVLAASLRSPKHVVECALAGADVATLPPDVLSKLLAHPLTDIGLERFLSDWRAWQAAKNSDPVVV; the protein is encoded by the coding sequence ATGAAGTTCTTTATCGACACAGCCAATTTAGACGAAATCCGCGAAGCCCAGGCCATGGGTGTGCTGGATGGCGTGACGACAAATCCTTCTCTTATGTCGCAGGAAGAAGGTGAATTTGAAGATATCATTCGCGCAATCTGCGGAATTGTAGATGGACCAGTAAGCGCAGAAGTGGTCAGCACCGACACCGAAGGCATGATCGCCGAAGCGCGTCGAAATGCCGCGATTCACGAACAGGTAGTGGTGAAAATTCCGATTACGCCAGATGGTCTAAAAGCGATCAAAACGTGTTCGGATGAAGGGATTCGCGTGAATGTAACCCTTTGCTTCTCTGCAAATCAGGCACTGATGGCCGCCAAAGCAGGCGCGACTTATATCAGCCCATTTATTGGCCGCCTGGATGATTTGGGACAAGATGGCATGGAATTGATCAGCACGGTCCGCCAGATTTACGACAATTATGGATTTGACACCCAGGTGTTGGCCGCGAGTTTGCGCTCGCCCAAACACGTCGTCGAATGCGCCCTCGCTGGCGCAGATGTTGCGACCCTCCCCCCCGATGTATTGAGCAAGTTACTCGCACACCCCTTAACCGACATCGGTCTGGAACGCTTCCTCAGCGACTGGCGCGCCTGGCAAGCCGCAAAAAATAGCGATCCAGTAGTGGTTTAG
- a CDS encoding Gfo/Idh/MocA family oxidoreductase has protein sequence MDHLTYKKPRICILGCGNIGALHAKNLQWRATLYFCSRSRVSAYKFNLKFKGEGIFDDLNAVLESDVDAVVIASPPEHHKDQIIALLEVGKAVLVEKPMCISPEEIVEIETALERVETPLLMIAENYYYKPSLSYIKHMVTQGDIGEMRSVSVKKLTTQQAQGWKSVHGALLEGGIHFIALISDLFDAVPEQIEAIFPGYSGSTPERESVVRMVYPTGAIGELHYSWQTPSLTKGVFQHSYIEGTRGRIVFESNGIYIRKPQKGFRILWPGLKDLMGYRAMIADFLSCLQNRSRQPYSNFARAKRDLKIVFDAYACDG, from the coding sequence ATGGATCATCTGACGTATAAAAAGCCTCGTATCTGCATCCTGGGGTGTGGAAATATCGGCGCGCTTCATGCGAAAAATTTGCAATGGCGAGCGACGTTGTATTTTTGCAGTCGGTCGCGGGTAAGCGCGTACAAGTTCAATCTCAAGTTTAAGGGCGAGGGCATCTTTGACGACCTGAACGCCGTTTTGGAAAGTGATGTGGACGCCGTGGTGATCGCTTCCCCACCAGAGCATCACAAAGACCAGATAATCGCACTATTAGAAGTTGGCAAAGCCGTACTCGTCGAAAAACCGATGTGCATCTCGCCAGAGGAAATTGTCGAGATCGAGACCGCGCTGGAACGGGTCGAGACCCCCCTATTGATGATCGCCGAGAATTATTATTACAAACCCTCGCTATCGTACATCAAGCACATGGTCACCCAGGGCGATATTGGCGAAATGCGTTCGGTTTCAGTAAAAAAGCTCACAACGCAGCAGGCGCAGGGTTGGAAAAGTGTTCATGGTGCTTTGCTGGAAGGCGGTATTCATTTTATCGCCCTGATTTCAGATCTATTCGATGCGGTACCCGAACAGATCGAAGCGATATTCCCGGGCTATTCTGGCAGTACGCCAGAGCGCGAATCTGTCGTGAGAATGGTCTATCCTACTGGCGCAATTGGCGAATTGCATTACTCGTGGCAAACACCCAGTTTGACAAAAGGCGTTTTTCAGCATTCTTATATCGAAGGGACGCGTGGACGCATTGTTTTTGAAAGCAACGGCATTTATATTCGCAAACCTCAGAAAGGCTTTCGGATTCTCTGGCCGGGCCTGAAAGATTTGATGGGCTATCGCGCGATGATAGCTGATTTTTTATCCTGTCTTCAAAACCGTTCGCGTCAGCCATATTCGAATTTTGCACGCGCAAAACGCGATTTAAAAATTGTATTTGATGCGTATGCGTGCGATGGTTAA
- a CDS encoding sulfatase-like hydrolase/transferase — MMNVICICLDTFRADIVGPNQKLSFVETPNMDAFAAESVVFERAFGECQPTLQTRRGLFTGRRTFPWRYNFDRRGHWHHAPGWHKIPPEQDTLAEILVANGYMTGLVADTYHMFKPTMNYTRGFVTYDFIRGQESDNWRFGTRESIEDLLRPHVREPINWDRHVGLMQYMFNQKFRQCEEDYSCARVFRRAADWLSENANNAPFFLWIDSFDPHEPWDPPREYADRYMPDWDGKDFITPGAGNDGDGVSDAERERIKALYFGEVTLVDRWVGHLLERVDDLGLKSDTIVMLMSDHGTQVLDHGQFGKGPDRLHPYNTRLNWMVRHPDVCKRVSGFVQAHDLLPTVLGLLDIPCQAVEGADVWPLVTGEVDAVRDHVVIGWASFSTGPATGRASVRDDQWNYTVSLNDVNNEQLFDLVADPDEHTNVAADHPDVVALQRSRIQAVIHQPLPATFNEVCDNAPAPSALFVQGRKRMG, encoded by the coding sequence ATGATGAATGTGATTTGTATTTGTCTGGATACGTTTCGCGCCGATATTGTCGGGCCAAATCAGAAGCTGAGTTTTGTCGAGACGCCGAATATGGATGCGTTTGCCGCAGAGTCCGTGGTGTTTGAACGGGCTTTCGGGGAATGCCAGCCGACGCTGCAGACGCGGCGGGGTTTGTTTACTGGGCGGCGCACCTTTCCATGGCGATACAATTTTGACCGGCGCGGGCACTGGCATCACGCGCCAGGTTGGCACAAAATTCCGCCGGAACAAGATACGCTCGCTGAAATTCTGGTTGCGAATGGGTATATGACCGGGTTGGTCGCCGATACGTATCACATGTTTAAGCCGACGATGAATTATACGCGCGGATTTGTGACGTATGATTTTATTCGCGGACAGGAGAGCGACAACTGGCGGTTTGGCACGCGGGAATCGATTGAAGATTTGTTGCGGCCGCATGTGCGTGAACCGATCAACTGGGATCGGCATGTCGGGCTAATGCAATACATGTTCAATCAGAAGTTTCGGCAATGCGAAGAGGATTACAGTTGTGCGCGTGTGTTTCGGCGCGCGGCGGATTGGCTGAGCGAGAATGCAAACAATGCGCCGTTTTTCCTGTGGATCGATTCTTTTGATCCGCACGAGCCATGGGATCCGCCGCGGGAATATGCAGATCGGTATATGCCCGATTGGGATGGGAAAGATTTTATTACACCTGGAGCTGGAAATGATGGCGATGGGGTGAGCGATGCGGAGAGAGAACGGATCAAGGCGCTTTATTTTGGCGAGGTCACCTTGGTGGATCGCTGGGTGGGGCACTTGCTGGAGCGGGTCGATGATCTGGGTCTGAAAAGCGATACGATTGTGATGTTGATGTCAGATCACGGCACGCAGGTGCTGGATCACGGACAATTTGGCAAAGGACCAGATCGCCTGCATCCGTACAACACGCGGTTGAACTGGATGGTGCGACATCCCGATGTGTGCAAGCGCGTTTCGGGTTTTGTTCAGGCGCACGATTTGTTGCCTACTGTGTTGGGCTTGCTGGATATTCCCTGCCAGGCCGTGGAGGGGGCAGATGTCTGGCCGCTGGTGACGGGAGAGGTGGATGCTGTGCGGGATCACGTTGTGATTGGCTGGGCCAGTTTTTCAACCGGGCCAGCCACGGGCAGGGCATCAGTGCGCGATGATCAGTGGAATTATACGGTGAGTTTGAATGATGTGAACAATGAACAACTCTTTGACCTTGTTGCCGATCCCGATGAGCATACCAATGTCGCTGCAGATCATCCCGATGTGGTGGCTTTGCAAAGATCGCGCATCCAGGCGGTGATTCACCAACCCCTGCCCGCCACATTTAACGAAGTGTGCGACAACGCGCCAGCACCGAGTGCCCTGTTTGTGCAGGGCAGAAAAAGAATGGGGTGA
- a CDS encoding AAA family ATPase yields MSDRLIRRLKIANFKSIDSLEITDLSSFSVFAGANGSGKSNFFDALDFVRLFVLGGIGIALRTHGGFANIHSAKRRGPDSKKFCFEIECDLCEDKSETSSAFHYSLCIHDLDSETNIEEYLYANGKKLVERNRAEVEIYEKGERTSASVFPGSYSVLGISTRRQFTEFLINLNVYRIEPKDAKEPDISDFDPTRLDRNGQNLASVLQRLEADPEVCENILEWMEMIVPGIENIQIEKQRLDGSTALLFQEKGTKRRFPAHLISDGTIYALSLLVAVLDAPSDGGMTLIEEPERGLHAKAIRELVDMMRQQASPENPIWLTTHSESVVRALKLRELILVDKVDGRTTMKRADAVNLSEKDMAPLGLDEVWLSNLLGGGLPW; encoded by the coding sequence ATGAGCGATAGACTCATCCGCAGATTGAAGATTGCCAACTTCAAGAGCATTGACTCTTTGGAGATAACGGACCTTTCCTCCTTCTCGGTATTCGCGGGAGCGAATGGCTCGGGCAAAAGTAATTTTTTTGATGCACTGGACTTTGTCCGTCTCTTTGTGCTCGGCGGGATAGGAATCGCGCTACGCACGCATGGGGGATTTGCAAATATCCATTCGGCGAAGCGTCGCGGGCCAGATTCCAAAAAATTCTGTTTTGAAATCGAATGCGACCTATGCGAAGATAAGTCAGAAACGTCGTCGGCATTTCACTACTCATTGTGCATTCACGACCTCGATAGCGAAACCAATATCGAAGAATACTTATACGCCAATGGGAAAAAACTTGTTGAGCGGAACAGGGCCGAGGTGGAGATCTACGAAAAAGGAGAACGGACTAGTGCAAGTGTATTCCCAGGTAGCTATTCGGTTTTAGGGATATCCACAAGACGACAGTTTACCGAATTCCTGATTAATTTGAATGTGTATCGAATTGAACCTAAGGATGCAAAAGAGCCGGATATATCTGACTTTGATCCAACGCGATTAGATCGCAATGGGCAAAATCTGGCAAGTGTTTTGCAGCGTTTAGAGGCCGATCCAGAAGTGTGCGAAAATATTTTAGAGTGGATGGAGATGATTGTTCCAGGGATCGAGAATATCCAGATTGAAAAGCAGAGACTGGATGGTAGCACCGCCTTACTATTTCAAGAAAAAGGGACTAAAAGGCGATTCCCAGCTCATCTCATTTCAGACGGTACAATTTACGCTCTCTCTTTACTGGTAGCTGTGTTGGACGCACCTTCAGATGGCGGAATGACGTTGATTGAGGAGCCAGAGAGAGGGCTGCACGCTAAGGCCATCCGCGAACTCGTAGATATGATGCGGCAACAGGCTTCGCCTGAAAATCCGATATGGTTGACTACTCATAGCGAGTCCGTTGTGCGCGCACTTAAACTGCGTGAACTCATTCTCGTGGATAAGGTTGATGGCCGTACGACCATGAAGCGCGCTGATGCTGTAAATCTCTCTGAGAAGGACATGGCCCCGTTAGGCCTTGATGAAGTATGGCTCTCGAATCTCCTGGGTGGAGGGCTGCCATGGTGA
- a CDS encoding DEAD/DEAH box helicase has product MMNFNQFIAHVRRDYGYAGQVAHIETIPAQEATFVADDCALHPAISDALKQQDIDRLYTHQADALAALRRQEDVVVVTATASGKTLCYQIPTLEALLSDPQATALYLFPTKALAQDQARGLARFGELNEQLKFSLGTYDGDTPSNQRKTLREEGRVILSNPDMLHQGVLPNHPRWARFFQNLRYVVLDEIHTYRGVFGSHVANVLRRLMRICAHYGTPPQFVCCSATIANPKEHAEALTGQPMCLIDRDGSPRGKRHFAFWNPPFLEGTTSDRRSSNTEARWLLGKLIHNRVQTIAFVRARTSAEVIYRYVQEDLSLVSQRLAGAVRAYRGGYLPAERREIERQLFEGELLGVVSTNALELGIDIGALDAALIVGYPGSISSMWQQAGRAGRQSEESLVVFVAHNAPIDQFLMRDPAYFFGQSPEHATIDPNNPHLVVGHLRCALRELPVRGEEGEVMGEFTGALLEILSDEGMARQLNGQWFYSQSGYPAAEVGLRNISDLTYTIIDETESDPQVIGSLDEISAFFQIHTHAVYLHNGQTYFVDQLDTERKIARVSQKALDYYTQAVDETSIVVNDTEISGTWRVSDVYFGDVSVSSLVTMFKKVKFEDRDSIGWENLDLPERKLDTAACWIVPPQEGLNQCRRHGRVPSEGLKGIANVMGEVLPLFAMCDVMDIGTTVDSSNTGRPTAFVYDRHPGGIGFSEKAYEMIEDVITACWMVVSECECEAGCPSCVGAPLPPGDDGNTRGTIPDKEAALVLLHAMLEKEPYVPKHPRLEIPIAGGVATHSDEKIPVRPLSANVEAKIRKKVKEFKR; this is encoded by the coding sequence ATGATGAATTTTAATCAATTTATCGCGCATGTTCGCCGCGACTATGGGTATGCCGGTCAGGTAGCCCATATAGAAACCATACCCGCGCAAGAAGCTACATTCGTCGCTGATGACTGCGCGCTGCATCCCGCAATCTCCGACGCCTTGAAACAGCAAGACATTGATCGGCTCTATACGCATCAGGCCGATGCGCTGGCCGCACTAAGGCGTCAGGAAGACGTAGTAGTCGTAACGGCAACGGCGAGTGGAAAAACCCTGTGTTATCAAATACCCACACTGGAAGCACTGTTATCCGACCCACAGGCAACCGCGCTCTATCTCTTCCCGACCAAAGCCCTGGCACAGGATCAGGCGCGAGGACTGGCGCGGTTTGGCGAATTAAACGAGCAATTGAAATTTTCTCTGGGTACTTACGATGGGGATACACCGTCCAACCAGCGCAAAACACTGCGCGAAGAGGGGCGGGTGATTTTGAGCAATCCCGATATGTTGCATCAGGGCGTATTGCCCAACCACCCGCGCTGGGCGCGTTTTTTTCAGAATTTGCGCTATGTGGTGCTCGACGAAATACACACTTACCGGGGGGTCTTTGGCTCGCATGTAGCCAATGTATTGCGCCGCCTGATGCGAATTTGCGCGCACTATGGCACGCCCCCGCAATTCGTGTGCTGCTCGGCGACCATAGCAAATCCCAAAGAACACGCCGAAGCATTGACCGGACAGCCGATGTGCCTGATTGATCGGGATGGCTCCCCGAGAGGCAAACGCCATTTTGCGTTCTGGAATCCGCCTTTTCTGGAAGGCACCACGAGTGATCGACGCAGTTCAAATACCGAGGCGCGCTGGTTGCTCGGCAAACTCATCCACAACAGAGTGCAAACCATCGCGTTTGTGAGAGCACGCACATCCGCAGAAGTGATCTATCGCTATGTGCAAGAAGATCTATCACTGGTAAGCCAGCGGTTGGCAGGCGCAGTTCGGGCTTATCGCGGCGGATATTTGCCCGCAGAACGGAGAGAAATTGAGCGACAATTATTTGAAGGTGAATTGCTCGGCGTGGTGAGTACCAATGCCCTGGAATTGGGCATTGATATTGGAGCCCTGGATGCCGCGTTAATTGTGGGATATCCGGGCAGTATTTCCAGCATGTGGCAGCAAGCTGGGCGGGCTGGACGGCAGTCCGAAGAGTCGCTGGTGGTCTTTGTGGCACACAACGCGCCCATCGATCAATTTTTGATGCGCGACCCGGCTTACTTTTTCGGACAATCGCCCGAACACGCAACTATTGACCCCAACAATCCGCATCTCGTCGTGGGACATCTGCGGTGTGCTTTGCGCGAATTGCCCGTGCGGGGCGAAGAAGGCGAAGTAATGGGAGAATTTACCGGTGCGCTGCTCGAGATCCTGTCAGATGAAGGCATGGCGCGCCAGCTCAACGGGCAGTGGTTTTACAGCCAATCGGGATATCCCGCAGCAGAGGTTGGGCTACGCAATATCAGCGATCTGACTTATACTATTATCGACGAGACAGAAAGTGACCCGCAGGTAATCGGTTCCTTGGATGAAATCAGCGCGTTTTTTCAGATACATACACACGCTGTATATTTGCACAATGGGCAGACGTACTTTGTCGATCAACTCGACACAGAGCGCAAAATTGCACGGGTAAGTCAAAAAGCACTGGATTATTATACCCAGGCGGTTGACGAGACGAGTATTGTCGTAAATGATACCGAAATATCGGGCACATGGCGCGTCAGTGACGTATATTTTGGCGACGTCTCAGTCTCGTCACTGGTAACGATGTTTAAAAAAGTAAAATTCGAAGACCGCGACAGCATTGGTTGGGAAAATCTCGATTTGCCCGAGCGCAAACTCGATACAGCCGCCTGCTGGATCGTACCGCCCCAGGAAGGGCTAAACCAGTGCCGGCGACATGGGCGCGTGCCATCTGAAGGACTCAAAGGCATTGCCAATGTAATGGGAGAAGTGCTACCCCTATTTGCGATGTGCGATGTCATGGATATTGGCACCACAGTAGATAGCTCCAATACGGGGCGTCCGACCGCATTTGTATATGACCGGCATCCGGGAGGCATTGGTTTTTCGGAAAAAGCTTATGAGATGATCGAAGATGTCATAACAGCCTGTTGGATGGTCGTATCGGAATGTGAATGCGAAGCGGGGTGTCCGTCGTGCGTAGGCGCGCCATTGCCCCCCGGCGACGATGGCAATACGAGAGGAACGATTCCCGACAAAGAAGCCGCCCTCGTCTTGTTACATGCCATGTTGGAAAAAGAACCTTATGTACCCAAACATCCGCGTCTTGAAATACCCATCGCAGGTGGTGTTGCTACTCACAGCGATGAAAAAATTCCCGTTCGGCCTCTATCGGCAAATGTCGAGGCAAAAATTCGCAAAAAAGTAAAGGAGTTTAAGCGATAA